In a single window of the Canis lupus dingo isolate Sandy chromosome 18, ASM325472v2, whole genome shotgun sequence genome:
- the LOC112663717 gene encoding olfactory receptor 5B3-like produces MDNRTEVTQFILLGLTNDPELQVPLFIMFTFIYLITLVGNLGITVLILLDSRLHTPMYFFLSNLSLADFGYSTVVTPTVMAGLLLGDQVISYSACVAQMFVFAVFATVENYLLASMAYDRYAAVCKPLHYTTTMTTGVCVRLAIGCYVCGFLNASIHIGGTFSLSFCMNNEVHHFFCDIPAVMVLSCSDRHVSELDLVYATTFNIIFALLVIFVSYIFIFITILKMHSSSGYLKAISTCASHLTAVSIFYGAVIFMYTQPSSSHSMDTDKMASVFYTMVIPMLNPVVYSLRNKEVKNAFMKIFLESKLSLGL; encoded by the coding sequence ATGGATAACAGGACAGAAGTGACACAGTTCATCCTGCTGGGACTAACCAATGACCCAGAACTGCAGGTTCCTCTCTTCATAATGTTCACCTTCATCTACCTCATCACTCTGGTTGGGAATTTGGGGATTACTGTGCTGATTCTCTTGGACTCCCGTCTCCACACTCCCATGTACTTTTTCCTCAGTAACCTGTCTCTGGCAGACTTTGGTTACTCCACAGTTGTCACACCCACAGTCATGGCTGGGTTACTTCTAGGAGACCAGGTCATCTCCTACAGTGCATGTGTTGCTCAGatgtttgtttttgctgtctttgccactgtggaaaattatCTCTTGGCCTcaatggcctatgaccgctacgCAGCAGTGTGCAAACCCCTCCATTACACCACCACCATGACGACAGGCGTGTGTGTTCGTCTGGCCATAGGCTGCTATGTCTGTGGTTTCCTCAATGCCTCTATCCACATTGGAGGCACATTTagtctctctttctgtatgaACAATGAAGTCCATCACTTTTTCTGTGATATCCCAGCAGTCATGGTTCTTTCTTGCTCTGATAGACACGTCAGTGAGCTGGATCTTGTTTATGCAACCACTTTTAACATCATTTTTGCTCTTCTAGTTATCTTTGTATCCTACATATTCATATTTATCACCATCCTGAAGATGCACTCTTCTTCAGGATACCTAAAGGCTATATCCACCTGTGCTTCCCACCTCACTGCAGTGTCCATCTTCTATGGAGCAGTCATCTTCATGTACACACAGCCCAGCTCCAGCCATTCCATGGACACAGACAAAATGGCATCCGTGTTCTACACCATGGTCATCCCCATGCTGAACCCTGTGGTCTACAGCCTGAGAAACAAGGAGGTCAAGAATGCcttcatgaaaatttttttagagtCAAAGTTGTCTTTAGGAttgtga